agcatactTAGATATCTCGAGGGAGAGTGTCTTCGCGTAGTGGGCCCACTTGTGCTCTTTCTCTTGGTCCCCGTTCTTTAACGCCAGTGGGTAATTGTCGACGCACGTATCGCCAAATATGGCACGAATAGACCGAGCTTGTACCATCATAGGCTTCCAGCATGTTTTCAGTACGAAAGAAACCACCCTCTCCTCCTCAAGTATCTGTTTCTCCGTCCAAACCTTCAGTTCTTCGCGATCCTTAGCAGCATTCTGAATCTTAAGCTCTCTGCCTTTCTTGTCCAGATCGAACTCCAGTACGGGCAACTGTTCCTTAGGATCTGCTTTCTCGTTCGCGTCCAGCAGAGCCTTTACCTAACAAGACAGTCTTTGACGACTATTGAAACGGCGCAGTAAAAGTCAGCCAATTACCGTTGAATACACCGGTTTCTATGCGGTGACCTTTTCACCCTGGACTCACTCGGTGCGTCGTGCGTACGGTGTAATTGAAAGTAAGTACGATACCTGGGCTTTCAATTTCTCGAAGTCATTCATGATGGCGTTCCTGGCCGCAATCGACAGTCGTTTTTCCGTCCGGTCCTTGATCGCCTCCTGGCATGCGACCCAGCTTTTACCTTCGTCCTCGATATCCTCCGGTACGAATCCCCACGTCGGCTTGGAGAACATGCGTTGGATCTCCGAGGAATCCAGCTTGACATTTGCTTTATTCAGCACTCTGGCATTTGGTTCACGATAGCTGATCAAATTCATGCattaaaaattgtgaatttggGTTAGTGGCTGTCAACGGCGAATCTAGCAATGAGACGTACCTTAGTTTGGTAACCACCAAAGTTCCGTTTCGGCCGAGAGATAGGATCATTGAGCCGCAGGGTGAAGCTATGGCCATTCTCGTTCCGCCTTCTTGGCGATGATGCGGTGCTAACATCGCGATTACCTTCTCGAGGTTAACTCCATCTCTGACGATAACCAGGCCGTCATAACCGGCCGTCACCACGTGATGACGGTCTGTGTAAACCCAAGGATTTCGTAGTTGATGGCCGGAAGGCAGAGCCTGGATGAGACGAATACCTTTGAAGTCGCTCTGCCGATGATTAAGGTGAGTTATGAGATTCCGACATCATAATTGTACGAATACAGGCACTGGTTATATATTTTCCCACCTGGATCTCCAGCCTGTGTAGTTGCCTGGATAGATAAGGAGCCCCGATGACGTCGCTGGAATgtctcggaccgtaatttagCGATTTAAATGCGTTCAGTAGCTCAAccgtgtatttttcttccgcaAAAAGATTCTCTCCAGGTTTACGGGTGTACACGATGATCATATCACCGACTGTCGCAGCGGTACTCGTTACCACAAGTACCAGAAGCCTGGCGCCTCCGTCCGCGTCTTCGTAGAGCAGAAAATCTACCGCCTACCAAAATAAGATGCATTCATTTTCGTTAGTCTATCGAAAAAGTATCGACCTGTCGCATCGTACTCGTAATTAGGATTCAATTACCTGTTTTCGCGTCTCCAGATAGCTTTGCACGTACATCTGAGACCCCGGCTCTCctttaatgagaaaaaaatccccGCTTCTCGAACTCGCGACTCCCAGCAGTCTGCCACAGTACGAGAATTTAACGTTGTCCAGGGGCTGTTCGTTCAGGTGAAACGACGTGAGCAGGACAGGGTCGGTCACCCTGTACAAGCTGATCAGCAAGCACTTTCCAGCATCGGTGGTCATCGCGATAATCGGTATGTCAGGGTGGGACACGACGCATAGAACTGGAAGTCGGTGCAATGATCGTTTAGATTTGGCGCTGACTCTGCGATACGAGTTTCAGTTCGTTACTGTACCTTGACCCTCGTCTTTCAGAGAAAGTTTTCCCGTGCAAATACCAGTCGCTGGCTCGAAGGCATTCAACTGTCCGAATTTGTCAAACGACGTGATCATCTGGGCTCCAGGGTAAGCCCAGGCGATAACCAGGTAGCCGGATCCATGGCTGTACTTCAGGTCGAGGACCGGAGCTTTGCTATAATCATCGAGTGGTATTTCCCAAAAGTCACCGCGCTCGCCATAGAAGATAACGCTATTCCTTTGCCAGTGCACTGTCGCCTTGGTGGGATGTGAAGGAGCCCTGAGTTCCCATCGCGACTCCCAAACCACGTCGCTTTGCCGGTGTTCTGATGATGATCTTCTGTAAAACTAACTTGGACTTATAGTTCTAGGTCACGTGAGACAGACCTGTGAAATGTTTGCTTCTCACCCGTATTCGGGAGTTCGCGTTGACCACGAGAATCCCTCCTTGAACTGCCACAACCATCGGTGTTTTCCGACCGGAAACGTGCGCCGGCGTCACATCGCTTCGGATGATCATATTGCGTCTCCTTCCATCGCTCGTCATCAGCCAAACGCTTCCCAACGTGTCGCTGACCAGCAAATTTCCGTCCAATGTCCAGCTGACAGAGACAATCCTCTCGTCGACCTGTTTGATCTCCGTTGGTAGAAGCGACGCTATTCTTGAACAGACGCTGATCTCGTGGACCACCAATCGCCCCGACGTTGAGCCAAGTTGGACTATAGTGTAGGGCGCCATCGACGAGCATCTGGAATCAAGTCCAGATATCAGATGCGTATACCATAATGAACCCGTAAAGCACAATGCAACTCACTTGATGAGCTGCTTTGGGTCTGAGACACTCGTGCTCCTCACGGCCATCTTTTCGCCAGTTCTCCACTGCCAGAGGATGATATCGAACTGAGGAAAGGACGAGAGAGTGACGAGGTATTCCGTGCCTGAAAATGCACTCGACAGATACCCGTTCGGAGCGCCGTCGCTGCAGGTGGAAACTTTGTCTAGATTCGGGTATGCGAAGATCAAAACTCTGGGATTCGGATGTCTCTCTGCTATCGCGAACATTGAGACCACCTGTTGAATAGGAAAATTGATAGCCTTTGcgaatagaagaagaagaatgcaTGCTGCGTTCACTCTTGTTCACTGTATACCGGATGCCCTGCCAGACATGAAACCCCGTCACTTTTTCcagcattttcaaatttctcaacgTAGTTTTCACCCGTGTTCAGGTTGTAGAAACTGACGTAAGCTCCCCACGCTGAACCGATCACGTCTTTACCAATCAACACAAGGTCCTCTATGTCTCCGAACTTGATCCATCTGAAAACGAAGATCGTAGTTTTGATTGTTTGTGACTTTAGCGAGGTGATACTGTGTTCGTCATTCATACCTTGTTTCCGTCTTTGCGTACTCCATTTTTGTTTACTCGTTCATTCCGACCGGTGCTGACTTGGATCTGTTCTAAGTTAGTTTTCCACTGGTTGCATTTGCACTGGTGATGAAAATGTAAGAATTCTTATTCGGAATGTAACAGCAGGCTTTGGATACGCATTGTTAAGTCTAGGAATCGTTGGTATCAGCGTTACTCGTTGCTTAGCAACGCAACCCTCACAGGCTGATACGAGACTACACAACGTGGTAGACCATCGCATTATTTCCGTTTGTCTAGAAGAAGTGAATCTATTAAACTCGACCTTCATCAGAAACTGGATCTAGTAAATTTAGACGTAGTGGTTGTTAGTCAAACTATAGTACCTGTAATAACCAAAAGAACGCGTGGGTTTCAGGCTTAATTGTGGCTTGCCTTTCTTCACTACGTTCGTTCAAATCACAACCAATTGTGATAATGAGAGTATTTATGACGTAAACCCGACTCCATCTTTACACATGTCTGGTCCGTAAGGATTTCCGGTTTGAGTCACTGTTGCGCAAATTGCAGAAAGTGACATGCGAGAATAACGCGTTTTGTTGCGATGGCCTCCAGATTAGAATACCTCAAATACGATTGAACATATTCTTGTTTTCGCAAGTCAGGAAACCCCTTTTGTCATAAGCCATTTGAAAGGCGAAAGAGCTTCATCACTGAGAGAGTTAACGGCCGGATATCGACTGAAGTGAAAACAATTCGATGTCTCTTAAACGGGCCGTTGTGAGTCGATGGTTAATTAATGGGAACGTGATTGGCAGTGGTAAGTCGGCCAGTGGGCCTGCCAAACGGGGACTTAAGCTTCGGGATGGAAACGGGGAACGCGATAAAACAGCAGGCGGGGGGGGACAGGGGTCCGTTACAAACAGCGTCGCCCCTACATAATAATTGCAGTTCCTCACCTACGGCGTCATTCAAAGCTTACGATTATCCCGTTGAATATACCAGTTCGCAGCCGGTTCCGCATTCCTTCAAAGAAAATTCCCCCAGGATTCGATCCCGAGAGGCAAAAGCTTTCAgtactttttccttttttcacaaGGAACGAGATCCATGCCGATAATTAACGAGAAACATCTTTTTtctaaacaaatattttcaataccgGTAGCCTGAATCTCCAGGATCACTGTCTCAAGACTTGGGCTTGAAACTTACCGTGTAAAAATATCTGATGCGTTGTGTTTCTTGGataaggatttttttaattgtgttATTTGAATACAAAACCGAGGAACACGTTTCTCGGCATTTCCATGGGAAATTATTCTTAGCCAGTCGCTGAATGAAGCGAATGTTTAGCAAGTGACGAAGTGCGTTGCAGAGGTGAGTTTGCATATTGCAGAAAACTCTAACAGTTGGCTGTACGAGTGTATAATAGAACGCAGggaaaggagaaagaaagattGAGTAGAGTAAAAATAACTTCTTTTCAGATACTTGACTATACTCGTCACTGATTTCCCGGGCCGTGCGAGGTATTGCCGTTTGTGCATGCATGCATGGTGGTGGAACAGTAACCCAGTAAACCCATAGTTTATTATACGAACGCGACGCCCCTCCAAAGTCTGTCGCATATATAGACGATCTTgccgtaaaattttttatttcttcaaggTTTATCGAGTGTAGTGACGATGATTCGACTTCTGTAACTTTCTCGTGACCCAACCAGGAATCATCCGTCAATCAGTCTGTGCTTTGTGATCGAATAGTAATTGTGCATCCCACGGTTTATCTGCAGTGTGCATTATATGTGAGTGGTCCGagattggtaaaaaaaaaaaaattgcgattctCTGCTGTAAGTTTTTATGCGAGTACAAACtatcggtaatttttttcttcaagcacCGATCTCGCAGTGACTTTTTAACATCTCTAAGATTCCGAAAAGCTTAGAATGATATAACGTGACATGAGTATAGAAAtcaaattctattttcattgTTGACTTGACTATGAATTTATTACATCTTTCTCGGTAGAACAAACTCATGCAGAGTGTATAATAAATGAGCTGCGCGATATTTTCACGGAAGTGataaaatatatgaattttAAACACTCGTAGAAACGGCAtcatttgcattttttattcaagtatcaTTCCGGTTACTCTCAAGGGATGTAGCGGGTACCACTGCACTATTTGCATATCATGTAACAACGTACTGTGGGAATAATCCGTAAAAATACGGCTCTTGAATTTAAACATGGAAAATTAAATGTTATGAGaacgtacatatatgtacacctAAATGTATAACGATACTCGAGATATTTTTACTAACATACTTTAATGTACCTGACAATGATTATGCCTGATAAGGGTAGTGACCGCTATACACTTTGTATGCAGAGAAAGGATTGTCGCGAGTGGCTTTGGTATTCAGAGGAAGGAGTGAGGCCATCTCGTAACGAATTCTGGGCACGCGTTTATTCCCCCTCTCAGCTCCGCGTTCTCCGGGCCAATTGTTTCTCCCATGAAGCCAAAAGAATTCACCGATTTTCACACTACGATTGAAATTCATGTATCAATTACCGAATACGAGAGAAAACCGACGAACTGTAACTAATCGCGCAGGGTCTGAATTCGCTTATCGTGTCGCATCTGATATTCGATCCGTAAAactcatttcgaaatgaaagaGTCTCAGATGAACTACATAAACATTAAGAGTCAATCTCTAAGCCACTGCCGGAAGTACACAGTGCCGACATCGAAACTTAAActtgtttgtaatttttcagcCGTAATTGGGGAATTCCGTATCGATTTAACATGACGAAAAAACAACAGGGATTACGAGTGGCAATTTTAGCCCTGACGCTCTTGGCGACTGTCGTAAATGCGACAGGATCTTCAGAAGCGTCCAATTCCAGTCTGCCAACGAACCACAAGCCAAGTGCTTTCGTCGTGCAAGAAAGCTTTAAGCCAAGCGTGAACAACACATTGCTGAAAATGGAGGCAAGAATAAACGTCGAGGACGGTCTAGACCTTACGCAATTCGAAGCAAAAGAGAGCTTGCGGAAGCCGTTGACTGTCTCGTTGCCGGTGAAAACCGGCGTGTCGTATGTAACGGCGGTCTCAGAGCCACGAATATCGTCTCTCGCGGAGCCGCAGCGAGAGGGTGAAGTATTCGACGAATCAAAATACTCGGGCCCCGTTTCCCCAGCTATCCCAGAGGACAGGGGACTCCGTACGGCGAACATTGCCGGAAAGGACAGCTACCTTGACGCCCTCGCACATTCCCGGACCAGCAAGGACGACAAGGAGGGTGTCGTGCCGGTGAACGGCCTCAGAATCAACGGGCCCAAAATCTTCCGCAGAGACTACAGCGAAGGCCCCGTTTACCGTCCCGAATCCGATCGCTACGGCGCTCCTCCGAAGAACCAAGGCCCCGTTTACGGGCCCCCCGATTTTGAAGGTCCCACCGAGCCCGCTCCGATCCAGCCGACGTTCTTCCCGACCCCCAGCAACTCCTTCTCGCTACCGGAACATTCCTTCGACAGCTTCGACCCCTCTACTGGATACGGAAGCCCTTCACCCCCCCGCGGAAAGCCGCAGACGTTATACGGGGCCCCTCAACCATCTTACGGAGCTCCTCAACCATCTTACGGAGCCCCTCAACCATCTTACGGGCTCCCGCAAGCTCCGCAGAACAGTTATGGGCCCCCTTCGGCCAGCTATGGCCCACCACCACCACAGAACGTCTATGGTCCACCAAGCAGCGGTTATCAGCCGGTTCAGGGTCCTCAGCAAGGTGAGGCCAGAGGTACATGATCCGAACTGTTATGGTTGGGACGTTGCTTTGGTATTTCGTGAAAGTAATGGAAGGTTCTTATTGATTTCAGGCTACGGTCCTCCAGCACCGACTTACGGGGCACCCTATGCTTTGCCGGGAATGCCGAGTCTGCCCTCGATTCCAATGATAGACTTCACCTGGCCCTTTGCGCTGAAGCTGAACGCTTTTACTCTGGCAAAGATAATATTGAAGCTCGTGATATTCAAGCTCATCGTTAAATTCATTGCTATCATTTGCTTACTGCTGTTTATACCGAAGTTGGAAACCAGCAAGAAGGACGATAAGCCGGAAGACGACTATGAGGGTCGCGGTATGCCGTCTTGTATACTTGTATTTAGCTCTACGTTCTTCACTAACAGTGTCGTCACTTGTACTGAAGATGATTCAACTTTTCCCCCTTTAGCTGACGGAGCTATGGATCGTCTCAATTTCCTCACTGCTATGGTGATGGGCTCCATCGACAAGCAGtacgaagaaaatgaaaaaaaggattGCACATCCTTCACGTGTCGATTTAGGAGAGCGCTTACTTCCGGCGAATCTTGGGCCGATTATCTCCGGCTCTTCAATAGCTACGCAGTCGAGGAGGTGCGGAAagtcgaagaaaaagaacgGGCTCGGCACGAAACGAAGAAGTCGTGACGGAGTGGTCAGTTCTTGAAATTAGGACGAAAAAGGCTTCACAACTAGCGCCATGACTGTAGAATAgtaacttatttatttatttatttatttataatgtatCAAATATTTTAGGAATGAAGTTACTTAATTGAAAGAATAATTCTCGAGTGATTCAACGGTCCTCAAACTGCCCCGCATTTTCTCATTACCACCTACACGCATTCCAACCTTAATCAAATTACCGAAACTACGGTTACCGCTCCGCTTCGCCACAAATGAGTACCCCAAAGTACCTAATTTAATGAAGCTTCCGATTTCAATTGGGTTAACATCTCTTATTTACTACTTTGTCTTGGGCTGGTCAAGGTTTTAATCGTTTTCATGTTAATTCTCATCATCGTCCTTTGAGTGCAGGGATGTTCGTTTAAGTTTAATTATACCTCAGTCAATGCGTATTATCAGCACAATGTTCACGCAAAAGATTTCTGACTTGATGAACTCAAGGAGTTCAAAAAATCAGAGATTCAACTCAGTTGACAAAAGTCGAGATCGTTCATTCGTTACCTGACGATTTCAGCTGTCGTTCCGATCAGTCAATCTCTGGAATCTTGATCGCAAAATGGATCATCGCCGTGGTCGTCGATTTCCGCAGGACCGGAATTCACGTCGTCAAATGAGCTTTAGCAGTTTTCTTCCAATAAGCGTTTGCTGTCAGTTTGGGCTTGAACTTTGGGTTGTATCCGCTGACTGTCAACATCCACTGGTGGACTTCGAGCGCAGGATGTAAACGTGAATATTGCATAGCCCTCAGAGATCTTGGTCTACCCAGTATGAACCAGTCAAGCAACCGGTAAACACTTCCAATTTGCATATTATTGCGGAGTATGTCCGGTCCGAGCTTCATCTCACATGATTGtcttaaaattaattaccTCGTACCTTTGTTTCCGTCTCATTTTCATCACACTGTCTCCTGTACTTCTTCATTTGGGAGTTTATGATAGTCGTGTAAAATTTGGGTTCACTGATCGCGTTGTTACGAAGTCATTGCGAATCCTTTATTTGTCGAACTAAGAATGAGTGACACTTAAACATGAGGCGTGTATCGTAGAATAATTTATGAGCTTCGCAATGCTGTCTAGAATAGTCAGCGTTCGATACTTGAACATGTTCCGCAGCTCAGCAAATATAACGACAGATCTTATCTATCCTCCGTTCTCTTCTCAGAATTGAATACCGCGTTCGTCACTAATGAgactaaaaataaaacgtaacTATAGGAATTTGGAACGTTAGTTGGAGTTACGGCTTCTTGAAATCTACGATCTCTTTGctttgagaaaattattgGTCATCCCTCCGCGTGTGACTGCGGTAATTTGAATAAGTCGGCTAGTTATCGGAACCATAAAACAGTCGTCATTGCGGTAAGAGAGgatatgaaaaattggaataaccTTGACTATCCACGCAAGTTGTCAACAACGTATCCCTCGGATAAGACCACCTATCCAATTAACTGCGTACCGCATACTTGCTGCATACACTTCGCGGTACGACTGCCAATTAAGTTTCTCAAACCGTAATTGGAGCAGAAGACCGCAAAGGCACACTTTTAACATTTTATTCTCTAACGTTACAATTGATTATAAAGTTCAAGATAAGTAAGCTCTAGTACTTCTAGATAGGATAAAATTAAGCATGTTAGCCTCGCAGCTTGGACGTCGTCACGGATCTTTTCTCATCGCAAGACCGTCTGAATAGGAGATGATCGCAGGGAcgacaaaaaaagaattataaaattacaaaaccgGAAATCGAAGTTGCAGCAACAAGATGAAGATGCTAGGAGAACCAGGAGGATAAAAATTGCCAAAGCTGAGCTGATCACCAATGGCATGATACGCTCACAATGAGTTTCTTACGtgtataaaattgatgcaaaaGCGAGATACGCTTTCGTATTTATACTTCAAAATCTCCAAGATCCGTGCGACCTTGATTCTCGAGATTCGATTACCgcggaaaaaagtttcagagTCCGGAGCATTTTCGTTTGGCTTGTATTGTATACCATTCCAACGTGATCATAATCGCGAGTTGACTTATGACCGGTTGAGAAGTTTATGAACCATGCAGTATCGCTGATTTCAATCAATTGTACTCGATATTGAATTCAGAATAGGTAATGTGTTTCGAATAAGGCGATTATTTATGCGCATAGATTTTACACATGTGCCAATTTGTCATGCCTGATCGCCATGCAGCACAaatagtgttttttttcttttacttcttcATTACGTTTTCCTCTCGAGGGTAGATAGCTCATTGCATTGTCATGCTGGATTCCAAAGCCCAGCTAGACCCGTGCCATGCCTTTGACATAATCTGTAACAGATCTCGCGgtgaacaaataaacaaaGCGATCTGTTTGAAATGGAAACGAGCAATCGAGGTCGCCTTATTCATACCGCTGTTCTACCATGCTCACTATATCCGAATGCGAATGCTCGTTTTACACACTCGCAAAAGTTATACGATCTAAATTCTCCCTAAATCTTTATCATCGTTCATCAACTGGCTCCATACTCGATTTTCTTTACAATTATGTATTACAAGAGACTTGAGTTTGATACTTGATTCACGCGCGAAACGGCCATGAATTTGAACTCTTCAGCTTTATCTATCGTTAAAATCGATGATGTTTCATTTATCACTATTCACAATACACGTATTTGTACAGGTACACAAATGTCTCTGGGTGTGAAGCCTAGCGGCTACAGAGATTTGTTTTGCTGGTATAATCAATGGACCGGAAGTACGTACGCTGACCGTTTCCGGTAGCAAATTCGGGTCACCCGCGCCTGAAAGACCGGGTGTCTACCTACCGACATCCCAGGTACAGCTGCGATTGTTTGTCTGTTTGTTTCGAATCAGGTTCCGTTGCGGtttaaatattatgtatacctTTACTCACACCTGTATAGAACAACACCATGGGCATATAAATATCAGGAAATTGATGCTTGCGAATTTTTTACCGCGAACGTTAAATCACGACGCGACGATCTATTTACTGCGCAATTACTGA
This genomic stretch from Neodiprion pinetum isolate iyNeoPine1 chromosome 6, iyNeoPine1.2, whole genome shotgun sequence harbors:
- the LOC124222470 gene encoding uncharacterized protein isoform X2, giving the protein MTKKQQGLRVAILALTLLATVVNATGSSEASNSSLPTNHKPSAFVVQESFKPSVNNTLLKMEARINVEDGLDLTQFEAKESLRKPLTVSLPVKTGVSYVTAVSEPRISSLAEPQREGEVFDESKYSGPVSPAIPEDRGLRTANIAGKDSYLDALAHSRTSKDDKEGVVPVNGLRINGPKIFRRDYSEGPVYRPESDRYGAPPKNQGPVYGPPDFEGPTEPAPIQPTFFPTPSNSFSLPEHSFDSFDPSTGYGSPSPPRGKPQTLYGAPQPSYGAPQPSYGAPQPSYGLPQAPQNSYGPPSASYGPPPPQNVYGPPSSGYQPVQGPQQGYGPPAPTYGAPYALPGMPSLPSIPMIDFTWPFALKLNAFTLAKIILKLVIFKLIVKFIAIICLLLFIPKLETSKKDDKPEDDYEGRADGAMDRLNFLTAMVMGSIDKQYEENEKKDCTSFTCRFRRALTSGESWADYLRLFNSYAVEEVRKVEEKERARHETKKS
- the LOC124222470 gene encoding uncharacterized protein isoform X1, which encodes MTKKQQGLRVAILALTLLATVVNATGSSEASNSSLPTNHKPSAFVVQESFKPSVNNTLLKMEARINVEDGLDLTQFEAKESLRKPLTVSLPVKTGVSYVTAVSEPRISSLAEPQREGEVFDESKYSGPVSPAIPEDRGLRTANIAGKDSYLDALAHSRTSKDDKEGVVPVNGLRINGPKIFRRDYSEGPVYRPESDRYGAPPKNQGPVYGPPDFEGPTEPAPIQPTFFPTPSNSFSLPEHSFDSFDPSTGYGSPSPPRGKPQTLYGAPQPSYGAPQPSYGAPQPSYGLPQAPQNSYGPPSASYGPPPPQNVYGPPSSGYQPVQGPQQGEARGYGPPAPTYGAPYALPGMPSLPSIPMIDFTWPFALKLNAFTLAKIILKLVIFKLIVKFIAIICLLLFIPKLETSKKDDKPEDDYEGRADGAMDRLNFLTAMVMGSIDKQYEENEKKDCTSFTCRFRRALTSGESWADYLRLFNSYAVEEVRKVEEKERARHETKKS